One Thermodesulfobacteriota bacterium DNA segment encodes these proteins:
- the egtD gene encoding L-histidine N(alpha)-methyltransferase, protein MNKNLLRVEKYEPEVEALIDEVVEGFESRQKQLPCKLFYDKEGSSLFDEICTLDEYYLTRTERAIMRDNIGAIANTIGKNSLLIELGSGSSRKIRLLLDNLKNPSGYVPIDISEEHLVDSVKSLANDYPDLRIKPVYADYTRLIKFPDFDFPYSRKVVYYPGSTIGNFSPPAARRFMKNIARWSGKGSGLLIGVDLVKDKGILERAYNDGKGVTAKFNLNILKRLNREIGTDFNLGKWEHHAHYDASKNRIEMHLKSLADQMVHVNGSVFGVKKGETILTEYSYKYTLKGFKELVSDSFAVEEVWTDVDMKFSVQYLTVL, encoded by the coding sequence GGTGGAGGGTTTCGAATCCAGGCAGAAGCAGCTCCCCTGCAAGCTCTTCTACGACAAGGAGGGCTCTTCTCTCTTCGACGAGATTTGCACGCTCGACGAGTATTACCTCACCCGTACCGAGCGTGCGATAATGCGGGACAATATAGGCGCGATCGCGAATACGATCGGCAAAAACAGCCTTCTTATTGAGCTCGGGAGCGGGAGCAGCAGGAAAATCAGGCTCCTTCTGGATAACCTTAAGAACCCCTCCGGATACGTGCCGATAGATATATCCGAAGAGCACCTGGTAGATTCGGTAAAGTCGCTCGCCAACGATTATCCCGACCTCAGGATAAAACCCGTCTACGCCGACTACACCCGGCTCATCAAGTTCCCCGACTTCGATTTCCCCTATTCGCGTAAGGTCGTATATTATCCGGGCTCTACTATCGGCAACTTCTCCCCGCCGGCGGCGAGGCGCTTCATGAAGAACATCGCCAGGTGGAGCGGAAAGGGAAGCGGGCTTCTTATTGGCGTCGATCTCGTCAAGGACAAAGGGATCCTCGAAAGGGCGTATAACGACGGCAAGGGCGTCACCGCGAAATTCAATCTCAACATACTCAAGAGACTCAACCGCGAGATCGGAACGGATTTTAACCTCGGCAAATGGGAGCACCACGCCCATTACGATGCGTCCAAGAACCGGATTGAGATGCACTTAAAAAGCCTCGCCGACCAGATGGTGCACGTGAACGGCTCCGTTTTCGGCGTGAAAAAGGGCGAGACCATACTCACGGAATATTCCTACAAGTACACGCTCAAGGGGTTTAAGGAGCTCGTCTCCGATTCCTTCGCCGTAGAAGAGGTCTGGACGGACGTCGACATGAAGTTCAGCGTCCAGTACCTTACAGTTCTCTAA
- a CDS encoding DUF427 domain-containing protein — protein sequence MNEERKEGGRESVLDYPETPRVEETPVHVEIFFNDVLIADSSEVKRVLEKGLPPVYYIPAEDVEMKYLSKSGKTSHCKWKGEASYYNVRVHDAEAVHSAWSYEDPKPGYGDISGYIAFYSEPMQACYVDGELVERHPPETGGWLIPGILDARGGN from the coding sequence ATGAACGAGGAAAGGAAAGAAGGCGGACGCGAGTCCGTCCTGGATTATCCGGAGACGCCGCGCGTCGAAGAGACGCCCGTACACGTGGAGATATTCTTCAACGACGTACTCATCGCCGATTCCTCCGAGGTAAAGAGGGTCCTGGAAAAGGGACTCCCGCCCGTGTACTACATTCCCGCCGAAGACGTAGAGATGAAATACCTCTCGAAGAGCGGGAAGACCTCTCACTGCAAGTGGAAGGGCGAGGCCTCCTACTATAACGTCCGGGTTCACGACGCGGAAGCCGTGCACTCGGCCTGGTCTTACGAGGATCCGAAACCGGGCTATGGGGATATAAGTGGCTACATTGCTTTTTATTCCGAGCCCATGCAGGCGTGCTACGTCGACGGCGAGCTCGTCGAACGCCATCCCCCCGAAACAGGCGGCTGGCTAATCCCCGGAATACTGGACGCGCGCGGCGGTAATTGA
- the ispE gene encoding 4-(cytidine 5'-diphospho)-2-C-methyl-D-erythritol kinase yields the protein MNSLTLLSPAKINLTLEVLRRREDGYHEIRSIVQPIDLFDEVRLEPARGEDIELSASGMEVPSGEDNLAWKAAALYFKESGVDAGVKIELRKKIPAGSGLGGGSGNAAAVLTGLNKMYGAFTDDELIQMSPVLGADVPLFIRPMTALVEGIGEKLTPLRGFPLFYYVILCPNVNVSTAMVYRKWDELHEGKGGEAREDADIGKTIETFKNLEEGFSLRNDLEAPADELYPEIKAFREILSSLDAKDVRMTGSGGAVFAVFKDEAKAQVLYEYLKTSPTFRVFMVKGIKGRHRLI from the coding sequence ATGAATTCACTCACCCTGCTCTCTCCTGCAAAAATAAACCTGACACTCGAAGTCCTCCGGCGCCGCGAGGACGGCTACCACGAAATAAGGTCCATAGTACAGCCGATAGACCTTTTCGACGAGGTTAGGCTCGAGCCCGCCCGCGGAGAAGACATAGAGCTCTCCGCGAGCGGCATGGAGGTCCCCTCCGGCGAGGACAACCTGGCCTGGAAGGCGGCGGCGCTCTACTTCAAGGAAAGCGGCGTCGACGCCGGGGTAAAGATAGAGCTCAGGAAAAAAATCCCGGCCGGCTCGGGGCTCGGGGGCGGTAGCGGCAACGCGGCCGCCGTGCTCACCGGGCTCAACAAAATGTACGGCGCGTTTACGGACGACGAGCTTATCCAGATGTCCCCCGTCCTCGGGGCGGACGTGCCCCTCTTCATACGTCCGATGACGGCGCTCGTCGAAGGCATCGGCGAGAAGCTGACGCCACTCCGGGGCTTTCCGCTCTTTTACTACGTCATACTCTGCCCGAACGTCAACGTCTCGACGGCCATGGTGTACAGAAAATGGGACGAGCTGCACGAAGGCAAGGGCGGCGAGGCGCGCGAGGACGCCGACATCGGGAAAACCATCGAAACGTTCAAGAATCTCGAAGAAGGCTTTTCCCTCAGAAACGACCTCGAAGCCCCCGCGGACGAGCTCTATCCCGAGATAAAGGCGTTCAGGGAGATACTCTCGTCGCTCGACGCGAAAGACGTCAGGATGACGGGGAGCGGCGGGGCGGTATTCGCCGTCTTCAAGGACGAGGCCAAGGCCCAGGTGCTCTACGAGTACCTCAAAACCAGCCCGACGTTCAGGGTCTTCATGGTGAAGGGGATAAAGGGAAGGCACAGGCTTATCTGA
- a CDS encoding gamma carbonic anhydrase family protein: MIYSLGDRKVEIKGDDFYIADSAVVIGSVVLHNNVSIWFNAVVRGDNDPITIYEDTNIQDGVVIHTDDGVPTTVGKGVTVGHKVMLHGCTIGDNSLIGINAVVLNNARIGKNCIIGANCLITQGKDIPDNSMVMGSPGKVVREVTPEEIEGLRFSAEHYVANFKRFKKELKRED; the protein is encoded by the coding sequence GTGATTTACTCCCTCGGAGACAGAAAGGTCGAAATAAAAGGCGATGATTTCTACATAGCCGACAGCGCCGTCGTCATAGGCTCTGTCGTGCTTCACAATAACGTAAGCATATGGTTTAACGCCGTAGTGAGAGGCGACAACGACCCGATAACCATTTACGAGGACACCAACATCCAGGACGGCGTCGTTATCCACACCGACGACGGCGTCCCGACGACCGTCGGTAAAGGCGTCACCGTCGGCCACAAGGTCATGCTCCACGGATGCACGATCGGCGACAACAGCCTAATCGGGATAAACGCCGTCGTGCTCAACAACGCTCGTATCGGGAAGAACTGCATAATCGGCGCGAACTGCCTCATAACACAGGGAAAGGATATACCCGACAATTCGATGGTCATGGGCTCCCCCGGAAAGGTCGTGAGAGAAGTCACCCCCGAGGAGATAGAAGGCCTCAGGTTCTCGGCGGAGCACTACGTCGCCAACTTCAAGCGCTTTAAAAAAGAGCTCAAGAGAGAAGATTAA
- a CDS encoding CAP domain-containing protein — protein MRERRISIRKSFTINAILVLFIIMLASCDSTGGGGGGGSDPGNDPPPDEIEATMLFLVNEARSEDRFCGDDFFPAAPPVTWDDRIEASALSHSIDMVENQYFDHIGTDGSNAGDRLIAEGYQPAAWGENILVGLENSSVVIQNWIDSPGHCDVIMHPDLRELGVGMARGNYQGRSTLYWTLVMATERR, from the coding sequence TTGCGGGAGAGGAGGATTTCCATCAGAAAATCATTCACGATAAACGCTATCCTGGTTCTTTTTATTATCATGCTTGCCTCGTGTGACAGCACCGGCGGAGGCGGCGGCGGGGGCTCGGACCCCGGGAACGATCCTCCCCCGGACGAAATCGAAGCGACCATGCTTTTCCTGGTTAACGAGGCGCGCTCGGAGGACAGGTTCTGCGGCGACGATTTCTTTCCCGCAGCGCCGCCCGTAACGTGGGACGACAGGATAGAGGCGTCAGCGCTTTCGCATTCCATAGACATGGTGGAGAATCAGTACTTCGATCACATCGGCACGGACGGCTCGAACGCCGGGGACAGGCTCATCGCGGAAGGCTACCAGCCCGCCGCGTGGGGCGAGAATATACTCGTCGGCCTCGAAAACAGCTCGGTCGTAATTCAGAACTGGATAGATTCACCGGGCCACTGCGACGTCATCATGCACCCCGACCTCCGCGAGCTGGGTGTAGGCATGGCGAGGGGTAATTATCAGGGCCGCTCGACGCTCTACTGGACGCTCGTCATGGCCACCGAACGCAGGTAG
- a CDS encoding NnrS family protein codes for MSTRSVLTHVRLRQITTNTDKNFSIFESAFRSFFILAMVSSLFYMTLWTAIYTFNLKLNFEKVAPTIWHAHEMLFGYAVAVIAGFILTIEKYRFGAIISKESALILLIIIWILARIFISLTLITDISWKIGAFLDCLFILILTIRISYPIMKGKDRKKAGLGFHLALLTVSNVVFYLGVFGVLSYGQYWGTYSALFLVISLILFMGRMMIPLFIRSGLDFRFEPRNWRIIDTLSLFFFVVFFILKVFFTNVRLLPIVSGLLALIYTVRLYGWYSNRIWEKPTLWVLFVAYTWIVIGFGLQFLSSYFNISDLIVVHSFTYGAIGMMTIGFMCHFILGHTGRNLLVPPKIAFWIFIVMLGGAVVRVFFPILDSGNYSLWIAISQTLWILSFLAFAITFLPMLLEPRIETKM; via the coding sequence GTGAGCACCCGCTCAGTATTAACACATGTCAGGCTGAGACAAATAACTACAAACACTGACAAGAATTTCTCGATATTCGAATCTGCCTTCAGGTCGTTTTTTATCTTGGCTATGGTGTCATCTTTGTTCTATATGACATTGTGGACGGCTATATATACATTCAATCTCAAACTGAATTTTGAAAAAGTGGCGCCCACTATATGGCACGCGCATGAGATGCTGTTTGGTTATGCAGTTGCGGTAATAGCAGGTTTCATTTTAACGATAGAGAAATACAGATTTGGTGCGATCATAAGCAAGGAATCTGCTCTTATTTTATTAATAATTATCTGGATACTCGCAAGAATTTTCATCTCGCTGACATTAATTACCGATATTTCATGGAAGATAGGGGCTTTCCTCGACTGCCTGTTCATTCTGATTCTAACCATAAGAATATCGTATCCGATAATGAAAGGGAAAGATCGGAAAAAAGCAGGGCTTGGTTTTCACTTGGCCCTCTTAACCGTGAGCAACGTCGTATTCTACCTCGGCGTGTTTGGTGTGTTGTCATACGGTCAGTACTGGGGTACATACTCGGCTTTATTTCTGGTCATATCCTTAATTCTATTCATGGGGCGAATGATGATTCCTCTATTCATAAGGAGTGGACTCGATTTCAGGTTCGAGCCCAGGAATTGGAGGATCATCGATACTCTGAGCCTTTTCTTCTTCGTTGTATTTTTCATCTTGAAGGTCTTTTTTACGAATGTAAGACTTTTACCGATCGTTTCAGGATTACTCGCTTTGATTTATACAGTCAGATTGTATGGATGGTACTCGAACAGGATATGGGAGAAACCGACGCTCTGGGTCTTGTTCGTTGCTTACACCTGGATTGTCATCGGGTTCGGTCTTCAATTCCTTTCTTCGTATTTCAATATATCCGACTTAATAGTGGTTCACAGCTTCACGTATGGCGCGATCGGCATGATGACAATCGGATTTATGTGTCACTTTATACTGGGGCATACGGGGAGGAACCTGCTTGTGCCGCCGAAGATTGCATTCTGGATTTTTATAGTCATGCTCGGGGGAGCTGTCGTAAGAGTCTTCTTTCCTATACTCGACAGCGGCAACTACTCGCTCTGGATCGCTATTTCACAAACTCTGTGGATTCTATCATTCCTTGCCTTTGCGATAACCTTCCTGCCAATGCTACTGGAACCCAGAATCGAGACGAAGATGTGA
- a CDS encoding Glu/Leu/Phe/Val dehydrogenase, giving the protein MDTKFKRLMEALSHTRISDDTVERLKYPKSSLKVSIPVRMDNGDLKNFQGYRVIYNNSRGPAKGGIRFHPDVSIEEVELLAYLMTLKCAVLNLPFGGGKGGVTVDPKSISKFELERLSRGYINAVADFIGPDVDVPAPDVYTNQMIMGWMMDQYSIIHRKITPAVITGKPLSMGGSVGRDTATAMGSFFVIQTLMKEQNCKKDSLTVAIQGFGNAGSILAELLFKAGYKIVAVSDSKGAIYSESGLDIPSVRKYKNATRDLKSVYCEDSVCNILEHQTLNNEELLALDVDMLIPAALENQITEANANAVKAKYVFEVANGPIASGADEILEENGVIIIPDILANAGGVTVSYFEWIQNRTGHYWTLGKVNKRLKQKMVQETKNVLEVSQRESVSIRTAAYIHALNRLEEAVNAGGTKSFYTDSI; this is encoded by the coding sequence ATGGACACAAAGTTTAAAAGGCTAATGGAAGCTTTAAGCCACACTAGGATTTCGGATGATACCGTGGAACGCCTGAAATATCCCAAATCGAGTTTAAAGGTTTCTATACCCGTGCGTATGGATAATGGGGATTTGAAGAATTTTCAAGGGTATCGAGTAATTTACAATAATTCCAGAGGGCCGGCGAAAGGGGGGATCAGATTCCACCCTGATGTTTCGATCGAGGAAGTCGAGCTGCTTGCCTATTTGATGACTTTAAAATGTGCTGTTTTAAACTTGCCTTTTGGTGGAGGGAAGGGGGGCGTAACGGTAGACCCGAAGAGCATTTCAAAATTCGAACTGGAGAGATTAAGCCGCGGCTATATAAACGCAGTGGCTGATTTTATCGGTCCGGATGTAGATGTACCGGCGCCGGATGTTTACACAAACCAGATGATTATGGGCTGGATGATGGATCAATATAGCATAATCCACAGGAAAATTACTCCGGCCGTTATCACCGGAAAACCTTTGAGCATGGGGGGTAGCGTTGGACGGGATACCGCTACGGCGATGGGGTCGTTTTTTGTTATTCAAACCCTGATGAAAGAACAAAACTGCAAAAAGGATTCGTTAACGGTTGCAATCCAGGGATTTGGGAATGCCGGCTCGATTTTGGCTGAATTATTGTTTAAAGCAGGTTACAAAATTGTCGCGGTCAGTGATTCAAAAGGAGCCATATACTCGGAGAGCGGCCTGGATATTCCTAGTGTTAGAAAATATAAAAATGCAACTCGTGATCTTAAGTCCGTTTACTGTGAAGATTCCGTTTGCAATATCCTTGAGCATCAAACGCTAAACAACGAAGAATTGCTGGCGCTGGATGTTGATATGCTTATTCCGGCGGCTTTAGAAAATCAGATTACCGAAGCCAACGCCAATGCAGTAAAAGCAAAATACGTTTTTGAAGTGGCGAACGGGCCAATCGCTTCCGGCGCTGATGAGATACTAGAGGAAAACGGGGTAATTATCATTCCCGATATATTAGCCAACGCCGGGGGCGTAACGGTGAGTTATTTTGAATGGATACAAAACCGAACCGGGCACTACTGGACACTGGGGAAAGTAAACAAGCGTTTGAAACAAAAGATGGTGCAGGAAACAAAGAACGTGTTGGAAGTTTCACAACGAGAATCGGTTTCTATTAGAACCGCTGCTTATATTCATGCACTAAACCGGCTTGAAGAAGCGGTGAATGCGGGAGGAACGAAAAGCTTCTATACAGACAGTATCTAG
- a CDS encoding carbonic anhydrase, with amino-acid sequence MQDSKFISRRSFVKFTGTAALGASIIKYGDGLLTAGEARADETPRPKTPDEALKKLMAGNERLVNSLKKSPRRTVEVREQVAGGQAPFAVILACADSRVAPEIIFDQGLGDLFVVRVAGNIVNTANYGIVGSLEYGALALGAHIIMVLGHSRCGAVSSAIEAVEKGTEFPGAIDDIVYSIGPAVAAAKDEPGDLLENATVANVNIGVDTLNGSVRVLADRVREGKLKIVGANYDLFTGEVKIVA; translated from the coding sequence ATGCAAGATTCAAAATTTATCTCGAGAAGGAGCTTCGTTAAATTTACCGGTACAGCAGCGCTGGGAGCATCCATTATTAAATATGGTGACGGCTTGCTGACGGCGGGCGAGGCGCGCGCCGACGAAACCCCGAGGCCGAAGACGCCGGACGAAGCCCTCAAGAAGCTTATGGCAGGAAACGAGCGTTTGGTCAATTCCTTAAAAAAGAGCCCCAGGAGAACCGTCGAGGTGCGCGAGCAGGTCGCCGGCGGACAGGCGCCTTTCGCGGTGATACTCGCGTGCGCCGATTCCAGGGTCGCCCCCGAGATAATATTCGATCAGGGCCTCGGGGATTTATTCGTCGTCCGCGTGGCCGGGAACATAGTCAACACCGCCAATTACGGGATAGTCGGCAGTCTCGAGTACGGCGCCCTGGCGCTCGGGGCGCACATCATCATGGTCCTCGGACACTCCCGCTGCGGGGCTGTATCCAGTGCGATAGAGGCCGTCGAGAAGGGCACGGAATTCCCCGGCGCGATCGATGATATCGTCTACTCCATAGGGCCCGCCGTCGCGGCGGCGAAAGACGAGCCCGGCGACCTCCTCGAAAACGCGACGGTAGCCAACGTGAACATCGGGGTCGATACGCTGAACGGCTCGGTCCGGGTATTGGCCGACAGGGTCAGAGAAGGGAAGCTGAAGATCGTGGGCGCCAACTACGACCTCTTCACGGGGGAGGTGAAGATCGTCGCATAG
- a CDS encoding glycosyltransferase family 39 protein, producing the protein MWNLLLGGMLAGILVTLVVYSAAQGLDADEVEHMHTTWLISQGKEIYVDFFQHHHPFLSYMLVPVVNAFGPTVETIMVSRFIMIAFALVILLLTWLIAERVFGRRETAAASVILTATIGSFYMKAVEIRPDVPQLLAGLLSVYFLLDYYDNRSLRNLAASSVFLAVSFLFLQKAMILVFAVGAMLLYGGLKKRIALRHAALYGAVFLLCLAPYYIYLFLSGSLGMYFTMNWVLNAMIPAQFGRVTFFLETVRINVLTFVLYAFGVVTLARARTHTPFLVLAVSVPVLTLVVFKNVWHQYLLLSLPFVGITAAYALDTVFSQNRLFKLILLLGAIYVPMSSMHNKGFFNMNNASLSRQLGRIEYVLSVTEEGDRVYDGDVIFNVFRDDIDYFWFCMFPAMCLDTYQKLTGYEYDVYESIAEKKPKVISSYKIEDMNDSRIADHYVESPLYKGIYLRVRE; encoded by the coding sequence GTGTGGAATCTCCTTCTCGGGGGGATGCTGGCGGGCATACTCGTCACGCTGGTCGTTTACTCGGCTGCCCAGGGGCTCGACGCCGACGAGGTCGAGCATATGCATACGACCTGGCTGATATCGCAGGGGAAGGAGATTTACGTCGATTTCTTCCAGCATCACCATCCGTTTTTGAGTTATATGCTGGTCCCTGTCGTAAATGCGTTCGGCCCCACGGTCGAGACGATCATGGTGAGCCGCTTCATCATGATAGCCTTCGCGCTCGTGATTCTGCTTCTTACGTGGCTCATCGCCGAGAGGGTTTTCGGGCGGAGGGAGACCGCCGCCGCAAGTGTTATACTCACGGCGACCATAGGCTCATTTTACATGAAGGCGGTCGAGATAAGGCCGGACGTCCCCCAGCTTCTCGCGGGCCTTCTGTCGGTGTATTTCCTTCTGGATTACTACGATAACAGGTCGCTCAGGAATCTCGCGGCAAGCTCGGTATTCCTCGCGGTGTCCTTTCTCTTCCTGCAAAAGGCCATGATCCTCGTCTTCGCCGTAGGCGCCATGCTCCTTTACGGCGGCCTTAAAAAGCGCATAGCGCTCAGGCACGCAGCTCTTTACGGCGCTGTCTTTCTACTCTGCCTCGCGCCGTATTACATATATCTATTCCTGTCGGGCTCGCTCGGAATGTATTTCACGATGAACTGGGTGCTGAACGCCATGATACCCGCGCAGTTCGGGAGGGTGACGTTTTTTCTCGAAACGGTGAGGATAAACGTGCTGACCTTCGTCCTGTACGCGTTCGGCGTCGTAACGCTGGCGAGGGCGCGGACCCATACGCCGTTCCTCGTGCTGGCCGTATCGGTGCCGGTCCTCACGCTCGTCGTCTTCAAGAACGTCTGGCATCAATATCTTCTACTCTCGCTTCCGTTCGTGGGAATAACGGCGGCGTACGCTCTTGATACGGTTTTCAGCCAAAACAGGCTGTTCAAGCTGATTCTGCTCCTCGGGGCGATTTACGTCCCCATGTCGTCCATGCACAACAAGGGCTTTTTCAATATGAATAACGCCTCGCTATCCCGCCAGCTCGGCAGGATCGAATACGTGCTCTCCGTTACGGAAGAGGGCGACAGGGTATATGACGGGGACGTCATCTTCAACGTATTTCGCGACGATATCGATTATTTCTGGTTTTGCATGTTTCCGGCAATGTGTCTCGACACGTACCAAAAACTCACCGGCTACGAGTACGACGTCTACGAATCGATAGCGGAGAAGAAACCGAAGGTTATATCATCCTATAAAATCGAGGACATGAACGACAGCCGCATAGCCGATCACTATGTGGAGTCACCGCTCTATAAAGGGATTTATTTAAGGGTAAGGGAATAA
- a CDS encoding FAD-dependent oxidoreductase, with the protein MKIGIIGAGPAGLACAYRLITREIKSDVYEAGSSVGGLAKSIRLWNQTVDLGPHRFFSSDRRVNELWLEVVGSDYSMVDRLTRILYKGKLYRYPLRPADVVGNLGLRETLLCLLSYFRECVTPGAGSGGDETFESWVVKRFGRRLYEIFFKTYSEKLWGIPCHELDADFAVQRIKKFSLSEALKSAVFGDNGKKHKTLVDRFAYPHGGTGMVYERMAFRVSDSGGAVYLNTPVKRVVNDGLRVRGLELMDGTVKEYDHVVSTMPVTQLVSRLEGVDEEVKEAARSLRFRNTILVYLRVRSGDLFPDNWIYVHSPELRFGRLTNFRNWSSSLYGDEEASILALEYWCNEGDEIWGWEDERLVGLAKEEVSRAGLVKADVASEGYVHRISKCYPVYGAGYKRLLKPVEDYLGKIEGLTVIGRYGSFKYNNQDHSILMGILAADNIALGAENDLWAVNTDYEYQESAVITETGLVAGVG; encoded by the coding sequence ATGAAGATTGGTATCATAGGCGCGGGGCCCGCCGGTCTCGCGTGTGCCTACAGGCTCATAACCCGGGAGATTAAATCCGATGTGTACGAAGCCGGCTCTTCCGTCGGCGGCCTCGCCAAATCCATAAGGCTCTGGAATCAAACCGTCGATCTCGGCCCCCACAGGTTTTTCAGCAGCGACAGGCGCGTTAACGAATTATGGCTCGAGGTGGTCGGCAGCGATTATTCGATGGTAGACAGGCTGACGAGGATATTATACAAGGGAAAGCTCTACCGTTACCCCCTCCGCCCCGCAGACGTCGTCGGGAACCTCGGCCTGAGGGAAACGCTCCTCTGTCTTCTAAGCTATTTCAGGGAGTGCGTTACCCCCGGGGCCGGAAGCGGCGGAGACGAGACCTTCGAGAGCTGGGTCGTAAAAAGATTCGGACGCAGGCTTTACGAAATATTCTTCAAGACCTACAGCGAAAAGCTCTGGGGCATTCCGTGCCACGAGCTCGACGCGGACTTCGCCGTCCAGAGGATAAAAAAATTCTCGCTCTCCGAAGCCCTTAAATCGGCCGTCTTCGGGGACAACGGCAAGAAGCATAAAACGCTGGTGGACAGGTTCGCGTATCCACACGGGGGGACGGGGATGGTTTACGAGCGCATGGCGTTCCGCGTCTCGGATAGCGGCGGCGCGGTTTATTTAAATACCCCGGTAAAGAGAGTCGTGAATGACGGGCTCCGGGTGCGCGGGCTAGAGCTCATGGACGGCACCGTAAAAGAATACGATCACGTGGTGTCCACCATGCCCGTTACACAGCTCGTATCCAGGCTCGAAGGGGTGGACGAAGAGGTTAAGGAAGCCGCAAGATCCCTTCGATTCAGAAACACGATACTCGTATACCTGCGCGTTCGTAGCGGCGATCTCTTTCCCGACAACTGGATATACGTTCACTCGCCAGAGCTCAGGTTCGGAAGGCTTACGAACTTCAGGAACTGGTCGTCCTCACTTTACGGGGACGAAGAAGCTTCCATACTGGCCCTCGAATACTGGTGTAACGAGGGCGACGAGATATGGGGCTGGGAGGACGAGAGGCTTGTCGGACTCGCGAAAGAGGAAGTCTCCCGCGCGGGGCTCGTAAAGGCGGACGTAGCTTCGGAGGGATACGTACATCGCATAAGTAAATGCTATCCGGTATACGGTGCGGGATACAAGCGGCTCTTAAAGCCCGTAGAGGATTATCTCGGAAAAATCGAAGGTCTTACGGTCATAGGCCGCTACGGCTCGTTCAAATACAATAACCAGGACCACAGCATACTTATGGGTATACTCGCCGCGGACAACATAGCCCTTGGCGCGGAGAACGACCTCTGGGCCGTGAATACCGATTACGAATATCAGGAGTCGGCGGTCATAACCGAAACCGGCCTCGTCGCCGGGGTCGGCTGA